In the Mycolicibacter sp. MU0102 genome, one interval contains:
- a CDS encoding protoporphyrinogen oxidase gives MVTTSYCVVGGGISGLAAAHRLRATLGDAVDITIFDPADRLGGLLRTETLGGMGVDVGAEAFIARRPEVPALLAELGLADRQRGTTGVRPLLYSRRLLHRLPPDTLSGIPSSPESMAGLVDNETLARIAGEPSRPLAFEPGSDPALGALVADRFGPQVVACSVDPLIGGVYAGSAATVGLRSAVPGLATLLDEGASSLTEAVRRALPTTTGVPVFGAITGGYQVLVNALVRSARLRWVQSAVTQIDPAGDGWLLRDASGGHHRADRVVVAVPAPVLARLATGFAPRAAAAASRIGNASSVVVAMAVPAGAAFPNNSGVLVATGERLHAKAITLTSRKWGDRGYGGRVEVLRLSFGRFGDPRTSASDAELVAWSVQDLEAVFGLTVDPIDVRVQRWPAAMPQYRSGHAALVTGLRAALPPTVAVAGNYLDGIGVPACIAAADRAVAAVISATPAP, from the coding sequence ATTGTGACCACGTCGTACTGCGTCGTCGGGGGCGGAATCTCCGGTCTGGCCGCCGCCCACCGCCTGCGGGCGACACTCGGCGACGCAGTCGACATCACCATCTTCGATCCGGCCGATCGGCTCGGCGGGCTGTTGCGCACCGAGACCCTGGGCGGGATGGGGGTGGATGTAGGTGCTGAGGCATTCATCGCCCGGCGGCCCGAGGTCCCGGCCCTGCTGGCCGAGCTGGGTTTGGCCGATCGGCAGCGCGGTACCACCGGAGTGCGGCCATTGCTGTACAGCCGTCGGCTGCTGCATCGGCTGCCGCCGGACACCCTCAGCGGGATTCCGTCCTCGCCAGAATCGATGGCGGGGCTAGTCGACAACGAAACCCTCGCCCGGATCGCCGGTGAACCCAGCCGCCCGTTGGCGTTCGAACCGGGCAGCGATCCGGCGCTGGGGGCCCTGGTGGCCGACCGCTTCGGGCCACAGGTGGTCGCCTGCTCGGTGGACCCGCTGATCGGCGGGGTGTATGCGGGTTCGGCGGCAACCGTCGGGCTGCGCTCGGCGGTCCCGGGCCTGGCCACCCTGCTCGATGAGGGCGCGTCCAGCCTGACCGAGGCCGTGCGGAGGGCACTGCCCACGACCACCGGCGTGCCGGTGTTCGGCGCGATCACCGGCGGTTATCAGGTGCTGGTCAACGCACTGGTGCGCAGCGCCAGGCTGCGCTGGGTGCAATCGGCGGTGACCCAGATCGACCCGGCCGGCGACGGTTGGCTGTTGCGAGACGCCAGTGGCGGCCATCATCGCGCCGACCGGGTGGTGGTCGCGGTGCCTGCCCCCGTGCTGGCCCGGCTGGCCACCGGGTTCGCGCCGCGTGCCGCGGCTGCGGCCAGCCGGATCGGCAACGCATCGTCGGTGGTGGTGGCAATGGCGGTGCCCGCCGGCGCGGCGTTCCCGAACAACTCCGGGGTACTGGTTGCCACCGGGGAACGGTTGCACGCCAAGGCGATCACCCTGACGTCGCGCAAATGGGGCGACCGGGGGTACGGCGGCAGGGTCGAGGTGTTGCGGTTGTCGTTCGGTCGGTTCGGCGACCCCCGCACCAGCGCCTCCGACGCGGAGCTGGTGGCGTGGTCGGTGCAGGACCTGGAGGCCGTCTTCGGCCTCACGGTGGACCCCATCGACGTGCGCGTGCAGCGCTGGCCTGCGGCGATGCCGCAATATCGGTCCGGCCACGCCGCCCTGG
- the hemE gene encoding uroporphyrinogen decarboxylase: protein MSARRELPDSPYLAAATGRQPNRMPVWFMRQAGRSLPEYRELRAQHSMLAACFDPELVCEITLQPVRRHDVDAAILFSDIVVPLRGAGVDLDIVPDVGPVIANPVRSASDVAALRPLEPQQVTAVAAAVSLLVDALGTVPLIGFAGAPFTMASYLVEGGPSRTHARTKAMMLADPDTWHELMAGLTDLTIAFLTVQLDHGVDAIQLFDSWAGTLCLADYRRFVAPHSARVFATLADREVPMTHFGVQTGELLGEMAATGATVVGVDWRTSLTDAAARVGAGRALQGNLDPAVLLAGWPAVERAAKAVVADGRAAVAAGASGHVFNLGHGVLPETDPGVLTDLVSLVHSL, encoded by the coding sequence ATGAGTGCCCGTCGTGAACTGCCTGATTCCCCGTACCTGGCCGCCGCTACTGGCCGGCAACCCAACCGGATGCCGGTCTGGTTCATGCGCCAGGCCGGCCGATCCCTGCCGGAATACCGTGAGCTGCGCGCACAGCACAGCATGCTGGCCGCCTGTTTTGACCCCGAACTGGTCTGCGAGATCACGCTGCAACCGGTGCGCCGCCATGACGTCGACGCGGCGATCCTGTTCTCCGACATCGTGGTGCCGCTGCGCGGCGCCGGGGTGGATCTGGACATCGTCCCCGATGTAGGGCCGGTGATCGCCAACCCGGTGCGCAGCGCGAGTGACGTCGCCGCCCTGCGGCCGTTGGAGCCGCAGCAGGTGACGGCAGTCGCGGCGGCGGTATCGCTGCTGGTGGACGCGCTCGGAACGGTGCCGCTGATCGGCTTCGCCGGCGCGCCGTTCACCATGGCCTCCTACCTGGTCGAGGGTGGGCCCAGCCGGACCCATGCCCGTACTAAGGCGATGATGCTGGCCGATCCGGACACCTGGCATGAGTTGATGGCGGGGCTTACTGACCTGACCATCGCGTTTCTGACGGTGCAACTCGACCACGGCGTGGACGCCATTCAGTTATTCGACTCCTGGGCCGGAACACTGTGCCTTGCCGACTACCGGCGCTTCGTGGCACCGCACAGTGCCCGGGTGTTCGCCACGCTCGCGGACCGGGAGGTGCCGATGACGCACTTCGGCGTGCAGACCGGGGAGCTGTTGGGTGAGATGGCGGCCACCGGAGCCACCGTCGTCGGTGTGGACTGGCGTACCTCGCTGACCGACGCCGCCGCCCGGGTGGGCGCCGGTCGAGCCTTGCAGGGCAACTTGGACCCGGCGGTGCTGCTGGCGGGCTGGCCGGCGGTGGAGCGCGCCGCCAAGGCCGTCGTCGCCGACGGCCGTGCCGCTGTTGCCGCCGGAGCATCGGGGCACGTGTTCAACCTCGGACACGGCGTACTGCCGGAAACCGACCCCGGGGTGCTGACCGACCTGGTATCGCTGGTCCATTCATTGTGA
- a CDS encoding DUF3000 domain-containing protein, producing MHAATVRSEIELGPIRPPQRLAPYSYALGAEVKHPETDLIPEDSDGDAFGRLILLYDPDGTDAWDGTMRMVAFIQADLDPHEAIDPLLPEVAWSWLVDALGARTEHVTALGGTVTATTSVRYGDISGPPRGHQLELRASWTATTPELSTHVQAFCEVLEHAAGLPPVGITDLSSRTRV from the coding sequence ATGCACGCCGCAACCGTGCGGTCGGAAATCGAGTTGGGCCCGATCCGGCCGCCGCAGCGCCTGGCGCCCTACAGCTACGCGCTGGGCGCCGAGGTCAAGCATCCCGAGACCGACCTCATCCCGGAAGACTCCGACGGCGATGCCTTCGGCCGGTTGATCCTGCTGTATGACCCCGACGGCACCGACGCCTGGGACGGCACCATGCGGATGGTGGCCTTCATCCAGGCCGACCTGGACCCGCACGAGGCGATCGACCCGCTGTTGCCCGAGGTCGCCTGGAGTTGGCTCGTCGATGCGCTGGGCGCCCGCACCGAACACGTCACCGCATTGGGTGGGACCGTCACGGCCACCACGTCGGTTCGGTACGGCGACATCTCCGGCCCGCCGCGGGGTCACCAGTTGGAGTTGCGCGCGTCGTGGACCGCCACCACCCCGGAGCTGAGCACCCATGTCCAGGCGTTCTGCGAGGTGTTGGAACACGCCGCGGGCCTACCGCCGGTCGGGATCACCGATCTGAGCTCGCGAACCCGCGTCTGA